The Microscilla marina ATCC 23134 genome has a segment encoding these proteins:
- a CDS encoding cytochrome c oxidase subunit 3 — translation MATVATADEKKKGIDWGGGNRPLGGVRYGKLMMWFFLLSDAFTFSALLISYGMIRYSHEGYSYEQTYQVEQYGLNVPTAHVVMENGVAVTKKGEFYFSQKYWPVPEKVFEAVPFLHGKSLPLVFVGIMTFILIMSSVTMVLAVEAGHRRDQRDVEKWMLWTILGGIVFLGSQAWEWAHFIVGTDGGGALRTSGDGRNLGEVIYGAGLSENQYGPTTFANLFFFITGFHGTHVLSGVIINIIIFYNTVMGIYARKNDYEMVEKVGLYWHFVDLVWVFVFTFFYLV, via the coding sequence ATGGCAACAGTCGCAACAGCAGACGAGAAGAAAAAAGGGATTGACTGGGGTGGGGGTAATCGCCCACTTGGAGGTGTTCGTTATGGAAAACTGATGATGTGGTTTTTCCTCCTTTCCGATGCGTTTACATTTTCTGCATTACTGATCTCTTATGGTATGATCCGTTATAGCCATGAGGGTTATAGCTACGAGCAAACATATCAAGTAGAACAATATGGGCTCAATGTTCCAACTGCCCACGTTGTAATGGAAAACGGTGTAGCAGTAACCAAAAAAGGAGAATTTTATTTTTCCCAAAAATATTGGCCAGTACCTGAAAAAGTATTTGAGGCTGTTCCTTTCTTACACGGAAAGTCGCTTCCATTGGTCTTTGTGGGTATCATGACCTTTATTCTCATTATGAGTAGTGTGACAATGGTTCTGGCGGTGGAGGCTGGTCATAGGCGAGACCAGCGAGATGTAGAAAAATGGATGCTCTGGACGATTCTCGGAGGAATTGTGTTTCTGGGTAGCCAAGCCTGGGAGTGGGCTCACTTTATAGTCGGTACCGACGGTGGGGGAGCGCTGCGGACTTCCGGGGATGGAAGAAACCTCGGTGAAGTTATCTACGGAGCAGGCTTATCTGAAAACCAATATGGTCCTACGACTTTTGCTAACCTGTTCTTTTTTATCACAGGTTTTCACGGAACACACGTATTGAGTGGAGTGATTATCAACATTATTATCTTTTATAATACTGTAATGGGTATCTATGCCCGTAAAAATGACTACGAAATGGTCGAAAAGGT